In Babesia bovis T2Bo chromosome 4 map unlocalized Chr4_2, whole genome shotgun sequence, the sequence TCTACGTAAATTGTATCTACAGAAAGTTGAAGAGGAGAGTCAGTTGTCACAACTGTCTAATCGTCGTTCTGATTTGGCAAAGGATTATCTTACGTCTGGCACCTCCCAGCCGTCGATCAAAGAATCTTCTATAACCCTGCGCAATGAGATAAAATCTCTAGAGGCAAGTATAAGGAAATTGAAAGATGACATTAGGTCCCTAGTGAACAGATTGCCAAACATAGTGTCAGAGGATGTACCCAAGACCGACACCGTAGTGCAGAAAGTATATAGCGGTACTACGAAGGCTAAGGGACAACAAACCACAATCCCACATGATGAGGTTATTGCGCGCTTCAGTGAATTCTTTACTTCAAAATCAACTAAAATTGCAGGTACAGGGTTTTCTGCATTCAGTGGAGATATAAGCCGATTAGAAAGAGCACTGATTAATTTCATGCTTGATACACATCACAAGCTATTTGGTTACAAAGAAGTATCCGTGCCATTTGTTGTCAACAGCTCCACTTTGGAAGCTACAGGCCACCTACAACGATTTGAAAACGATCTTTTCAAACTGGACGATCGTCACCAATGTAGCGGCGATCCCGGTTACTTGATCCCAACAGGAGAAATACCTCTTATATCACTTTTGAGTAACACAAGGCTACAACAAAATAAATTGCCTTTATGGTTAATGGCATACACTCCATGCTTCAGAGCGGAAATACAGGATTACGGTAGAGAAACACGTGGACTTATTCGAAACCACCAATTTGGCAAAGTTGAATTGATCTGCGTATGTGATGCCACTGCGTCAACGGATTTCCATGAACTAATGATATCACATATAGAATTCATATTGGAGTCTTTAGATTTGCCCTACCGCAGGGTACTATTGCCAGCTAACGAACTGGGTTCAACGTCAAACAAAACAATTGACCTTGAAGTATACTTCCCTTCTCTAAGGAAATACATAGAAGTCTCCAGTTGCAGTAACACCTTGGACTACCAATCTAATAAGCTGGGCATATTAACGCGATCAGGCTCAAAGGTGCACTGTATTAACGGTTCTGGACTTGCAATAGGACGTACACTTTCAGCAATATTGGAGAACTACCAAGTTATAAAGGATAGTGGACGTCTGGAGATTGCCATTCCACATATACTTCAACCATATCTGGAAGGCGATCAGTCTTTAGCAGAACCATTGCCATGATGCGGTGGCGCAATTTCAGTACACTCTCCAAAAAGGTTGTAGCGTCTGCCAAAATCAAAACCAACAACCCTGAATTACAAAGTAAAGTGGAAAATGAACTTTTCAGTATAATGCACGAATCGTGGAAGGAAACGCGTACACCGAATGCTCAAAAGTTCGTAACAGGAAGTGTTATCGCTCTGTTGTTTGGTGGAGGAATCGCATCAACACTTGATACTACCCATGAAAGGACTCTATCTAGGTACATTATACTCGGTGAAATACATCTCCTAAGTACATTCTTGTCTTTCACGGTAAGTGAATTTGCGTGTAATTTACTGTACTTAGTGCGGGATGCGTGCAGGTTTGATGCATTACCTGGGTTGCGGCATCGTCCCGGTACGTTGGAACATTATACAACAACATTGACTACAGAGGCGATTTTACTGGGCTCCACACTATATGCAGATATCATCCATATCAGGAGTCCTGGCGGCCGCCTTCGCCTCTGGTATGCAATagatatatgatatacacaacGTAACAGGAAATGCTGACGTGTCACCTAAAGCTGTTTTGCAGATTCTAGGCGTATGCTTCACCATGTGCGCTGGGAATGAACTATTAGCAGCGAAATTCAATATGTCTCCCCTTTGGTATGTACAGCAATAATACGACCATAAACCTTTTACAGGCTCAGAAAGCACATTATGCATTCATCAGGAGCTACTTTAATAGGTAAtacaatagatatatttcAACATCGGCCGCAGGTATTCTCCTGCTTCTGCTCTCCGAGTCACACACATCTTCCAAATCACATCGCAATACAACTTCTACTACTGAAGAATAATGTAATaacacatacacattttttATATGTCAATACCATTATGTATGTACCACACTAGTAGTTGGGTGGTGTAGCAAAGGGGATTGCATCCAGTCAAAATGGCATCGACAATATCTGAAGATGCCATATCGACGTGGACAATTCTGTATCCCACCTACTTTGACAAGAAAGCTACAGTTAGTGGCGGCCGCAGGGTTAACAAAACACTTGCGGTAGAGGACCCTTCCGTAGAGGACATACGCATAGTTTGCGAGAAACTGAAGGTTCCATATAAAGTAGAACGtgtaagtatatattaattaatATATTGATCCCTAGCATAAAATATATCCCAGAGATTTTTTGAATCCAGGGCGAATCCGTGTTTATTTTTTGGATCCTAACGCTGAATCCAAGGCTACTACCAGTAAGTAATCGGTTGTTTTATTTACACTTTACTGCAGAAACTGGATTCATCTCTGAAATAGCGCCTTATATCGCTCAAGTGAAGTCTACCCAGAAAAGCGTGGTAAAATCAACTACTAGTAGTAAATCTAGCAAGAAAAAGAAAGGCAAATAACTTGGGGGAACATCCCACATTAATATTACATGTTTATCGTATATATGTTCTACACGATCTTTTTTATCACTTGCTGCTAG encodes:
- a CDS encoding putative integral membrane protein, with product MHESWKETRTPNAQKFVTGSVIALLFGGGIASTLDTTHERTLSRYIILGEIHLLSTFLSFTCGMRAGLMHYLGCGIVPRRFYWAPHYMQISSISGVLAAAFASGNADVSPKAVLQILGVCFTMCAGNELLAAKFNMSPLWLRKHIMHSSGATLIGILLLLLSESHTSSKSHRNTTSTTEE
- a CDS encoding signal recognition particle SRP19 subunit family protein codes for the protein MASTISEDAISTWTILYPTYFDKKATVSGGRRVNKTLAVEDPSVEDIRIVCEKLKVPYKVERHKIYPRDFLNPGRIRVYFLDPNAESKATTKTGFISEIAPYIAQVKSTQKSVVKSTTSSKSSKKKKGK
- a CDS encoding serine--tRNA ligase is translated as MSKVGTIVIIVAAVLPFIYIHNAHSISFPVNQGFLNSASRVFRYPNRYNDIIEISLHNSYVSPVYSAHTEERSHPDFTDNDLDKRINEALKHNFVRRLENSTGYIPTSFDICVLAAVPELFHENFSIRHENHLDTLLNLRKLYLQKVEEESQLSQLSNRRSDLAKDYLTSGTSQPSIKESSITLRNEIKSLEASIRKLKDDIRSLVNRLPNIVSEDVPKTDTVVQKVYSGTTKAKGQQTTIPHDEVIARFSEFFTSKSTKIAGTGFSAFSGDISRLERALINFMLDTHHKLFGYKEVSVPFVVNSSTLEATGHLQRFENDLFKLDDRHQCSGDPGYLIPTGEIPLISLLSNTRLQQNKLPLWLMAYTPCFRAEIQDYGRETRGLIRNHQFGKVELICVCDATASTDFHELMISHIEFILESLDLPYRRVLLPANELGSTSNKTIDLEVYFPSLRKYIEVSSCSNTLDYQSNKLGILTRSGSKVHCINGSGLAIGRTLSAILENYQVIKDSGRLEIAIPHILQPYLEGDQSLAEPLP